In the bacterium genome, one interval contains:
- the rplQ gene encoding 50S ribosomal protein L17, whose protein sequence is MRHRNRRGKLGRKSAHRMMMLRNMATSLFDKERIQTTLPKAKQLRPYAEKLITLARKGDLHARRLVLEQILKKEVVQKLFDDIAKRYANGKGGYLRIVHYSARWGDGAQRAFVELTTKPVVEEKGKPEKGAKKKAKGKEAEAAADPKKTRKKAAKAKEAEE, encoded by the coding sequence ATGCGGCATCGAAATAGGCGAGGGAAACTCGGGCGCAAAAGCGCTCATCGGATGATGATGTTGCGCAATATGGCGACATCGTTGTTTGATAAAGAGCGTATACAAACAACTTTGCCGAAAGCCAAACAGCTGCGGCCTTACGCGGAAAAATTGATTACCCTCGCGCGAAAAGGAGATCTGCATGCGCGCAGATTGGTTCTTGAACAGATTCTGAAGAAGGAAGTGGTTCAAAAGTTGTTTGACGATATTGCCAAACGTTATGCGAATGGTAAGGGTGGTTACCTGCGAATCGTTCATTACAGCGCGCGTTGGGGTGATGGCGCACAAAGGGCTTTCGTGGAATTGACAACGAAGCCTGTTGTGGAAGAAAAAGGCAAGCCTGAAAAAGGAGCGAAGAAGAAAGCAAAAGGCAAAGAAGCAGAAGCAGCAGCAGACCCAAAGAAAACTCGAAAAAAAGCGGCCAAGGCCAAAGAAGCTGAGGAATAA
- a CDS encoding DNA-directed RNA polymerase subunit alpha codes for MVLEGFQKPARLNINRETLTDTYGMFYAQPFEKGFGITVGNALRRVLISSIEGAAITAVKIGGVLHEFTTIPGVVEDVTDIILNLKQIPIQLMADHQKIMTLHSTDIGPVTAGTVKHDADIKILNPDLHICTVGDRGKMEMEMVVQKGKGYVPAERNVQKDLGIGYIPLDSVHSPVLKVKYHVEPARIGQSSQYEKLTLEIWTNGTVTPTDALSMAAEILADHLDIFIALDEGKVAISAEDTARKLGSPTQVKDALDKSIEELELGVRAYNCLKNANIYTLKDLVTKTESDLLKTKHFGRKSLQQVKHVLESMGLSLGMEV; via the coding sequence ATGGTATTAGAAGGTTTTCAGAAACCTGCTCGTTTAAACATCAACAGGGAAACGCTGACCGACACTTATGGCATGTTTTACGCTCAGCCATTTGAGAAAGGTTTTGGCATTACGGTCGGGAATGCGCTTCGAAGAGTGTTGATTTCATCGATCGAAGGGGCCGCCATTACAGCGGTCAAGATCGGCGGAGTGTTGCATGAATTTACAACAATTCCGGGTGTCGTGGAAGATGTCACGGACATCATTTTGAATTTGAAACAGATTCCCATTCAATTGATGGCCGATCATCAAAAAATCATGACCCTTCATTCAACCGACATAGGGCCAGTCACCGCCGGAACGGTGAAGCATGATGCTGATATTAAAATTCTGAATCCTGATTTGCACATCTGCACTGTCGGCGATCGCGGAAAGATGGAAATGGAAATGGTTGTCCAGAAAGGAAAAGGTTATGTTCCGGCCGAAAGAAATGTGCAAAAAGATTTGGGGATCGGGTATATTCCACTGGATTCGGTGCATTCGCCCGTATTGAAAGTGAAGTATCACGTTGAGCCCGCCAGAATCGGGCAATCCAGCCAGTACGAGAAGTTAACGCTGGAAATCTGGACCAATGGAACAGTAACACCAACGGATGCATTATCAATGGCTGCTGAAATTCTTGCAGATCATCTGGATATTTTTATTGCTCTGGATGAAGGAAAGGTGGCCATCAGCGCAGAAGATACAGCGCGAAAACTTGGCTCACCCACCCAGGTCAAAGACGCTCTGGACAAGAGCATTGAGGAACTGGAATTGGGAGTTCGCGCTTACAACTGCTTGAAGAATGCGAATATTTACACATTGAAAGATCTGGTAACCAAAACGGAATCGGATCTATTAAAGACAAAACATTTCGGACGAAAATCCCTGCAGCAGGTAAAACACGTGCTGGAAAGCATGGGATTGTCGCTGGGAATGGAAGTTTAG